In Parageobacillus sp. KH3-4, the genomic window AACAAATGCTGGCTAGTCAGCCTCCTATATGACATTTCGATTCCGCTTTACCATACCAATATATTCCATCCATTCATTAGAATAACGTCCTCCTTGTTTTTTAAAATTAGCGGATTGACATTTCCGCTTTTTTTCTGCTTTTCCCCAAACGAATTAGATCCTGTAAGTCACTGTATATAAAGTTTATGCCCTGATTTCTTCCTCCTAACCGGATGTCCTTTGACTGAACCATTTTTATTTCACGCAAATTTACATTAACTCCGAACTTTATTCATAAAATGAAGATAGAAGTTTTTATTTTATAAAAAAGGAGATGATTTTTTGTATCCTAACTATTTGTATCGAGTTAATCCATGGACACAAATTTTAATTTTGTTACAGCACAGTTTATACGCCGAAGAAATGGTATGTGCCATGAGCAGTCAGCTTTTTCATATTCCAAAAACGAAAGATTTAAAAGGTAATAGTGAGATGCATAACCATCTAGTTCCTGCTTCTTATCATCGTGTCACGGCAGTGGGTTCAGCTCAAAGGCTATCAAATGGTGAGCAACAACAATCCATTGTAAAAACCATGACCGCCTGTATCATTAATGCAGAAAATCAGGATAAAAAAGTTCGTGAAGGATTAAAAATAATGGAGGAAAATGCTACTCCAGATTTCAAACCTTTCATCAAACTGATCATCCAATGGCAAAACCAAGCAGAATCTTATTTATCTCAAACGAAAGCAGCATTAAAATCGATGGGAGTCTCGTTCCCTACTGGAAGTGAGCAGTAAAGCAGGGAATTACAATGATGTTTATTAATAATACATTTAACAGGTTGGCGCTCTAATCCAACCATTTTGTTTTGGATTTTCTTCTTCAACTGCACTTTCCGTTGCATTAACAAACAAATTCATACCTTGATCCTTTTTATAGAATGACATAATTGCTGTCGAGTGAATTGATGGGCGATTTTGGAGGCAAATTTGCCAAACCGTTTATCCATCATCTTACCAAAAGAAAAAGAAAGCAATCCGAAATTGGATTACTTTCTTTTCCAAACAACCATGATAAGAAACCTATGCCTCTTTTTCTCCCTCTAATTAAATATAATACTACAGTAATATTTTATATGGATTTTCCAGATAATTTTTAATAGTGGTAAGAAATTGACTAGCCGGTGCACCGTCGATCACTTGATGATCAAACGTTAAACTTAACGGTAAAATTTTCCTTTTATGAATAGCATCTCCTATAAAGACTGGAACATCTGCGGCCGTTCCGACTCCAAGGATTCCTACCTCCGGCGGATTTAACACTGGCGTAAAAAATTCAACACCATATGCACCGAGACTTGTGATCGTAAAAGTGGAGCCTTTCATTTCCTCACTGCTTAATTTTCCTTCCCTTGCCCGTACGCTCAATTCCTTTATTTTTTTCGAAATTTCTTTTAAAGAAAGTTTCTCGGCATAAGGGATGACCGGAACGACCAGACCGTTCTCCAATGCGACTGCAATTCCTAAATGCACGGAATCATACGTATGGATATGCCCATTTTGATAAAGGCTGTTCATCCGTTTATGAATACATAATGCTAAAATCGTTGCCCGAGCGATAAAATCGGTGATCGTAAGTTTTATATCAGGTTCGTCTTGTAGTTCTTCCCTTAGTTTTTCTTGTAATTCAAGCAATTCCGTCACATCCGCTTTCATATGAATCGTTAGCTGAGCCGTTTGTTGCAAGCTTGCAAACATTCTTGTCGCAATTACTTTTCGCATCCCCGTCACCGGTTTTACCGTAACGTCTTTTCGTTCTGCTGTTATCTCGGTTGTTTCTGCGATCGTTTGCTTCTCATGCACCCGTTGCAAAGATGCTTGTTTTAGTTGGATGGCTTTTTCTACATCTGCTTTGGTTATTCGTCCCTTTGGCCCCGAACCTTTAATATGGCTTAAATCGATTCCAGCTTCACGGGCTAATTTTCTAGCAGCAGGAGAAACGCGCAACATATGTCTAGACGTTCTGTTTGGCTCGATGGTTCCAACAGATGCAGCTACTTCTTGCATTGCTTGCTTTGGTGTTTCTTGTGGCGTTTCATTGGACTGATCATCTGGTTTTTCTCCTTCTTGGCCAATGTAGCCAATTACTTTCCCTACTTCCACCGTTTCATCTTGTTCGACAAGGATATCTAATAACACTCCATCTTGCGGCGCTTCGATATCTGTCTCAATCTTATCGGAGCTAATGACAGCGATCGATTCTCCTTTTTTCACTTTATCTCCTTTTTTCTTTAACCACTCTACCACCGTTCCTTCTTTCATACTCATTCCTAGCTTTGGCATGAAAATTCCAACCGCCATTCCCATCTCTCCCCTTTTTCGATTGGTACAAGGAACGCGTGTTGCTAGATAAGCCACAGTAAAATTACTTTTAGCAACACGCTTGAATGGATTAAACTGCTATAATCGTTTCATCCCCTATTATTTCAGCTACTGCCTGAAGTACTTTTTCCGGAGTTGGCAAGTAAAGATCTTCTAATGTTGGTGAAAATGGAACCGGACAGTGCGGAGCAGTAATCATCTTAATCGGAGCATCTAAATAATCAAACCCTTTATCTGCGACAAGCGCAGAGATATCTGTCGCTACACTGCATCTCGGATTTGCTTCATCAATCACAATTAACCGGCCTGTCTTCGCCACAGAAGATAAAATCGTTTCTTCATCCAGCGGGGACAACGTTCTTGGATCAATGACCTCTGTTTCCATTCCTCTTGTTTTTAACATATCCGCTGCCTTTAGAGCCGTATGCACTTGTTTTCCTATCGCCACAATGGTCAAATCATTGCCTTCTCTTTTAATATCTGCTTTTCCGAGAGGGATGGTATAAAATCCTTCTTCTACTTCTCCTTTCATGTTATAAAGCGTTTTATCTTCAAAAAAGATGACTGGATCATCATCAAAAATAGAGGCGAGTAAAAGCCCTTTCGCATCGGACGGGGTAGAAGGAACAACGACTTTTAACCCTGGTATATGGGTGAAAAGCGCGTATAGGCTTTGCGAATGCTGCGCAGCCGCGCGAAATCCAGCTCCGTGCATCGTTCGTATAGTTAAAGGCACCTTCGCCTTTCCGCCGAACATATAGCGAAGTTTTGCTGCTTGGTTCATTACTTCGTCTAAGCAGCTGCCGATAAAATCATTAAACATCAATTCTGCAATCGGTCTTAACCCCGTTGCCGCTGCTGTAACCGCCGCCCCAATGTATCCAGCTTCCGCAATCGGCGTATCTAATACTCTTTCTCTTCCAAACTCTTGGACGAGGCCTTTTGTGACGCCCATTACTCCTCCCCAAGCTTCATCATCCTGCAAATGATCAACGGCTGCACCGCCGGCTACGTCTTCCCCCAACAAAATAACATTTTCATCTTTGCGCATCGCGAGCTTCATCGCTTCATTAATTGCTTGTGAGAAAGAAATGGTTCTTGTCATAATGGCTTTTACCTCCTAACTTTTATGATTAATAGGATACATAAACATCTTTTAACAGCTCTTCTTCCGTTGGGAATGGACTTTTTTCTGCAAAATCGACTGCCTTTTCGATGGCTTCCCCTACCGCTTGTTCTATTTCCGATAGTTCTTGTTCTGATAACAACTGATTGGAAAGAATATAGTTGCGAAATCTTGCGATGGCATCTAACTCTTTTAAATGTTTTTC contains:
- a CDS encoding dihydrolipoamide acetyltransferase family protein, coding for MAVGIFMPKLGMSMKEGTVVEWLKKKGDKVKKGESIAVISSDKIETDIEAPQDGVLLDILVEQDETVEVGKVIGYIGQEGEKPDDQSNETPQETPKQAMQEVAASVGTIEPNRTSRHMLRVSPAARKLAREAGIDLSHIKGSGPKGRITKADVEKAIQLKQASLQRVHEKQTIAETTEITAERKDVTVKPVTGMRKVIATRMFASLQQTAQLTIHMKADVTELLELQEKLREELQDEPDIKLTITDFIARATILALCIHKRMNSLYQNGHIHTYDSVHLGIAVALENGLVVPVIPYAEKLSLKEISKKIKELSVRAREGKLSSEEMKGSTFTITSLGAYGVEFFTPVLNPPEVGILGVGTAADVPVFIGDAIHKRKILPLSLTFDHQVIDGAPASQFLTTIKNYLENPYKILL
- a CDS encoding alpha-ketoacid dehydrogenase subunit beta; this encodes MTRTISFSQAINEAMKLAMRKDENVILLGEDVAGGAAVDHLQDDEAWGGVMGVTKGLVQEFGRERVLDTPIAEAGYIGAAVTAAATGLRPIAELMFNDFIGSCLDEVMNQAAKLRYMFGGKAKVPLTIRTMHGAGFRAAAQHSQSLYALFTHIPGLKVVVPSTPSDAKGLLLASIFDDDPVIFFEDKTLYNMKGEVEEGFYTIPLGKADIKREGNDLTIVAIGKQVHTALKAADMLKTRGMETEVIDPRTLSPLDEETILSSVAKTGRLIVIDEANPRCSVATDISALVADKGFDYLDAPIKMITAPHCPVPFSPTLEDLYLPTPEKVLQAVAEIIGDETIIAV